The Plectropomus leopardus isolate mb chromosome 7, YSFRI_Pleo_2.0, whole genome shotgun sequence genome window below encodes:
- the kcnv1 gene encoding potassium voltage-gated channel subfamily V member 1 codes for MSLPSSSVARAELHSGSVSPLSLDSSVFFSETVASCIRDTLDFLVINVGGSRFMLSQEQLASYPETRLGKLACCSRDSALELCDDADFLENEFFFDRNSRTFQYVMNFYRTGHLHVREELCEISFLQEIQYWGIDELRIDPCCRERYYRRKDQKETLDVRREFEPEDGDEDFVGAACPGLRRRLWDLLEKPESSRAARTFGSLSIFFVVVSVINMVLISLDLGEDFGVSGVGIGAPLLFDALEYVCVVWFTGELALRFLCVRDKCRFSRSIPNVIDLLAILPFYVTLAVENLHGGSTELENMGRVVQVLRLLRSLRMLKLGRHSTGLKSLGLTIAQCYEEVGLLLLFLGVGISIFATVVFTLEHDLPGTTFTSVPAAWWWATTSMTTVGYGDIRPDTVVGKVLAFLCILSGILILALPIAIINERFSACYFTLKVKEAAIRHSEMLKRLARGSVGGAVEGGGVNLRDAYARSVLDMLRLHGRERASTRSSGGEELWW; via the exons ATGAGCCTCCCCTCCAGTTCGGTGGCGAGGGCGGAGCTGCACAGCGGTAGCGTCTCCCCGCTGTCTTTGGACTCCAGCGTATTCTTCAGTGAGACGGTGGCGTCCTGCATCAGAGACACGCTCGACTTCCTTGTCATCAACGTCGGGGGAAGTCGCTTCATGCTGTCGCAGGAGCAGCTGGCGTCCTACCCGGAGACCCGACTGGGGAAACTGGCGTGCTGCAGTCGAGACTCGGCGCTGGAGCTCTGCGATGACGCCGACTTCCTGGAGAACGAGTTCTTCTTTGACCGGAACTCGCGGACCTTCCA GTACGTGATGAACTTTTACCGGACGGGTCACCTGCACGTCAGAGAGGAGCTGTGCGAGATCTCCTTCCTGCAGGAGATCCAGTACTGGGGCATCGACGAGCTACGCATCGACCCCTGCTGCCGCGAGCGTTACTACCGCCGCAAGGACCAGAAAGAGACTCTTGACGTACGGCGAGAGTTTGAGCCTGAGGACGGCGACGAGGACTTTGTGGGCGCCGCCTGCCCGGGTCTCCGCCGCCGCCTGTGGGACCTGCTGGAGAAACCCGAGTCATCGCGTGCCGCTCGCACCTTCGGCTCGCTCTCCATCTTCTTCGTGGTCGTGTCAGTCATCAACATGGTGCTCATCTCGCTGGATTTGGGGGAGGACTTTGGCGTGAGCGGCGTTGGTATTGGCGCACCGCTGCTGTTCGACGCCCTGGAGTACGTGTGCGTGGTGTGGTTCACAGGCGAGCTGGCGCTCCGGTTTCTCTGCGTGAGGGACAAGTGTCGCTTCAGCCGCAGCATCCCCAACGTCATTGACCTGCTGGCCATCCTACCGTTTTACGTGACGCTGGCGGTGGAGAACCTCCACGGAGGGTCCACGGAGCTGGAGAACATGGGCCGCGTGGTGCAGGTCCTGCGACTCCTCAGGTCGCTGCGCATGCTGAAGCTCGGACGACACTCGACAG GACTCAAGTCTCTGGGTCTGACCATCGCTCAGTGCTACGAGGAGGTCggcctgctgctcctcttcctcgGCGTGGGCATCTCCATCTTTGCCACGGTGGTCTTCACCCTGGAACACGACCTTCCCGGCACCACCTTCACCAGCGTGCCGGCCGCTTGGTGGTGGGCGACCACCTCTATGACCACGGTCGGCTATGGCGACATCCGTCCTGACACGGTAGTGGGGAAGGTGCTGGCCTTCCTCTGCATCCTGTCCGGGATCCTGATCCTGGCACTCCCCATCGCCATCATCAACGAGCGGTTCTCCGCCTGCTACTTCACCCTGAAGGTGAAGGAGGCGGCGATACGGCACAGTGAGATGCTGAAGAGGCTGGCCCGCGGCTCGGTGGGGGGAGCGGTCGAGGGAGGAGGCGTGAACCTGAGGGACGCCTACGCCCGCAGCGTCCTGGACATGTTGAGGCTGCACGGGCGTGAGAGGGCGAGCACCCGGAGCAGCGGAGGAGAAGAACTGTGGTGGTAG
- the LOC121945550 gene encoding NACHT, LRR and PYD domains-containing protein 1a allele 5-like: MRLNSLSTALKSNPSHLTELDLSNNYLQGSGLKQLCGLLQSPNCRLKTLSKFQFSFILDLHPSLRLRGCSLSEDSCSSLSSALKSNPSHLTELDLSDNYLQPSAVKQLCGFLQSPNSRLKTLRIDGKVLTAKKPQTCDSDVKANVKTNLHEDDRQALLSFSPEYTAESSYRFRCPGPGVFRCDLTGLVFVMTQEAELLYRAVQWDERVLRPAGKTPAGPLFEIKCSEDAAVCQLHLPHCETKDALLVDGLLSVVHVTDDGTSVLEPLEITDTHVAVKVPNLSAFGLVWDFVKRFLNVTLPINGQVLLFLRPPYEDQRVLDIFLLQDNIPVHEVAIQQGAAEQIKISSNCHLSFGQSYSVQCEPEGFIIQPEHEAFQTRCGPNFHPTFEVFLNKNTKTVTLMVRDQERSDVWKRHVLLTGPRGELPQTDVPSEDSVPSEDSVPAYERLLSIRMQFINGVSEPVLNQLLDKLLQCRVINDAEMQLTGIKARAEKARDVIDTVRRKGAVACWALVAALREVDPCFSRALSFS; encoded by the exons ATGAGACTCAACTCTCTGTCCACTGCGCTGAAGTCCAACCCGTCTCACCTGACCGAGCTGGACCTGAGTAATAACTACCTGCAGGGTTCAGGACTGAAGCAGCTGTGTGGTCTCCTGCAGAGTCCGAACTGCAGACTGAAGACTCTGAG taaatttcagttcagtttcatcCTTGATCTGCATCCTTCACTCAGACTGAGGGGCTGCAGTTTGTCAGAGGACAGCTGTTCCTCTCTGTCCTCGGCGCTGAAGTCCAACCCGTCTCACCTGACCGAGCTGGACCTGAGTGATAACTACCTGCAGCCTTCAGCAGTGAAGCAGCTGTGTGGTTTCCTGCAGAGTCCGAACAGCAGACTGAAGACTCTGAG GATCGACGGCAAAGTGTTGACAGCCAAGAAACCCCAGACAT GTGACTCTGACGTCAAAGCCAACGTGAAGACAAATCTCCATGAGGacgacagacag GCTCTGTTATCCTTCTCACCCGAATACACGGCCGAATCTTCATACAG GTTCAGGTGTCCCGGTCCAGGTGTGTTCCGGTGTGATCTGACCGGACTGGTGTTTGTTATGACTCAGGAGGCGGAGCTGCTGTACAGGGCCGTCCAGTGGGATGAGCGCGTCCTCCGGCCGGCGGGGAAGACGCCTGCGGGGCCGCTGTTTGAAATCAAGTGTTCAGAGGACGCTGCCGTCTGTCAGCTGCACCTCCCACACTGCGAGACAAAGGACG CGTTGCTGGTTGACGGCCTGTTGTCGGTCGTCCACGTCACCGATGACGGGACGAGCGTCTTGGAGCCCCTGGAGATCACAGACACTCACGTGGCCGTGAAGGTCCCAAACCTCTCTGCCTTCGGCCTGGTCTGGGATTTTGTTAAAAGGTTTCTTAACGTCACACTCCCAATAAATGGCCAAGTTCTGCTTTTCCTCCGACCTCCGTACGAGGATCAACGAGTGCTGGACATATTTCTGCTGCAGGACAACATCCCAGTGCACGAG GTTGCCATCCAGCAGGGAGCTGCTGAGCAGATCAAGATCTCCTCCAACTGTCACCTCAGCTTCGGTCAGAGTTACAGCGTCCAATGTGAACCCGAGGGCTTCATCATCCAGCCGGAG CACGAAGCTTTTCAGACAAGGTGTGGACCAAACTTCCATCCAACATTTGAAGTTTtcctgaataaaaacacaaagacggTGACTCTGATGGTGCGGGACCAGGAGCGGTCAGACGTGTGGAAACGTCACGTGTTACTGACAG GTCCAAGAGGGGAACTGCCACAGACAGACGTCCCATCAGAGGACAGTGTCCCATCAGAGGACAGTGTCCCTGCTTACGAGAGGCTGCTCTCAATTCGGATGCAGTTTATTAACGGAGTGTCTGAGCCGGTTCTGAACCAGCTTCTGGATAAACTTCTTCAGTGCCGCGTGATAAACGACGCTGAGATGCAGTTGACCGGAATAAAAGCCCGAGCAGAAAAAGCACGAGACGTCATCGACACGGTGCGGAGAAAGGGTGCCGTAGCGTGCTGGGCTCTGGTGGCGGCTCTCCGTGAGGTGGATCCGTGCTTCTCCAGAGCGCTCAGCTTCAGCTGA
- the LOC121945706 gene encoding cyclic AMP-responsive element-binding protein 3-like protein 4, translating to MKNSTEVKFISNRKKRRSGNKCKLXVFSLQFGLCRRPHSCFSPEPCRAAACSSQNKELQRTVEQLEKHNMSLLDQLRQLQSLIKHTVSKGAQTSTCLLIILVSLGLIIMPSFSPFTRSSSADNNYRPTGVISRNILTEPSSSADAPADAPADAPADAPAVQSDSQLSQSGAPDVVFRAPKENLEISGADGTVQDSSQSGNSSALVARETEPLALDVKAAAGKESRDPTKPAHADEM from the exons ATGAAGAATTCAACTGAAGtgaaatttatttcaaacagaaaaaaaaggaggagtgGGAACAAGTGTAAACTTATNGTCTTCAGTCTGCAGTTCGGACTCTGCAGGAGACCACACAGCTGCTTCAGTCCTGAACCCTGCAG gGCAGCAGCCTGCTCCTCTCAGAATAAGGAGCTTCAGAGGACGGTGGAGCAGCTGGAGAAACACAACAT GTCTCTGCTGGATCAACTCAGACAGTTGCAGTCCCTCATCAAACACACGGTCAGCAAAGGAGCCCAGACCAGCACCTGCCTCCTG ATCATCCTGGTCTCTCTGGGTCTCATCATCATGCCAAGTTTCAGTCCGTTCACCCGCAGCTCATCAGCAGACAACAACTACAGACCGACAGGAG TCATTTCCAGGAACATCCTGACGGAGCCGTCCTCCTCGGCAGACGCTCCGGCAGACGCTCCGGCAGACGCTCCGGCAGACGCTCCGGCTGTGCAGTCTGACTCCCagctcagccaatcaggagcTCCGGATGTCGTCTTTCGAGCACCAAAAGAAAACCTTGAAATCTCAGGCGCTGATGGGACGGTCCAGGACAGCAGCCAATCGGGGAACAGCTCGGCTTTAGTTGCCAGGGAGACAGAGCCGTTGGCGCTCGATGTGAAGGCGGCTGCAGGGAAAGAAAGCCGTGATCCCACCAAACCTGCACACGCTGACGAGATGTAG